One genomic window of Fusarium fujikuroi IMI 58289 draft genome, chromosome FFUJ_chr01 includes the following:
- a CDS encoding probable methylmalonate-semialdehyde dehydrogenase (acylating) produces MRRAISRGLGASSRSTPALSRSSLLASSNITSGASHVAARRIHATSKQLQPVTAALASTASSYPTTHAKVEAVDTPYFIDNKFISSSTDKYIDLHDPATNELVTRVPQMTDAEMKAAVASAEKAFKSWKNTTVISRQQIMFRFVQLIRENWDRLAASITLEQGKTFADAKGDVLRGLQVAEAAIAAPELLKGEVLEVSKDMETRTYREPLGVTAAICPFNFPAMIPLWCIPIATITGNTLILKPSERDPGAAMIIAELVQKAGFPEGVVNIIHGAHRTVDFILDEPAIKAISFVGGNKAGEYIFSRGSANGKRVQANLGAKNHAVVSPDANKNQFINSITGAAFGAAGQRCMALSTLVMVGETKEWLNEVAEQAKHLNVNGGFEEGADLGPVISPQSKERIEKLIESAEKEGATILLDGRGYKPSKYPNGNWVGPTIITNVTPDMTCYKEEVFGPVLVCLNAESIDDAIDLVNKNEYGNGTAIFTRSGATAETFRKNIEAGQVGINVPIPVPLPMFSFTGNKKSIAGGGASTFYGKPGINFYTQLKTVTALWQSADAVAKKADVSMPTQQ; encoded by the exons ATGCGTCGCGCAATCTCTCGCGGCCTGGGTGCTTCCAGCCGATCTACTCCCGCCCTTTCTCGATCTTCTCTCCTCGCCTCATCTAACATCACAAGCGGTGCATCCCACGTCGCTGCCAGGCGCATCCATGCGACAAGCAAACAGCTTCAGCCCGTGACGGCTGCCCTGGCCTCAACCGCCAGCAGTTACCCTACCACTCACGCAAAGGTCGAGGCGGTCGATACTCCCTActtcatcgacaacaagTTTATTTCCTCCTCGACCGATAAGTACATTGACTTGCACGATCCTGCTACCAACGAGCTCGTTACTCGCGTCCCTCAAATGACCGACGCTGAGATGAAGGCTGCTGTTGCAAGCGCCGAGAAGGCCTTTAAGTCATGGAAGAACACTACTGTCATCTCTCGACAGCAGATCATGTTCCGATTTGTCCAGCTTATTCGTGAGAACTGGGACCGTCTCGCTGCTAGTATTACTCTCGAGCAAGGCAAGACCTTTGCTGACGCCAAGGGTGATGTCCTTCGTGGCCTTCAAGTCGCTGAGGCTGCTATTGCCGCcccagagcttctcaagggTGAGGTCCTTGAAGTCTCCAAGGACATGGAGACCCGAACCTACCGTGAGCCTCTGGGTGTCACCGCTGCTATCTGCCCCTTCA ACTTCCCTGCCATGATTCCCCTTTGGTGCATCCCTATTGCCACAATCACTGGAAACACCCTCATACTTAAGCCTTCTGAGCGTGACCCCGGTGCTGCCATGATCATTGCTGAGCTTGTCCAGAAGGCTGGCTTCCCTGAGGGTGTTGTCAACATCATTCACGGCGCCCACCGCACCGTCGACTTCATCCTTGATGAGCCCGCTATCAAAGCGATCAGCTTCGTTGGTGGTAACAAGGCCGGCGAGTACATCTTCAGCCGTGGTTCCGCCAATGGCAAGCGTGTTCAGGCCAACCTGGGCGCCAAGAACCACGCCGTCGTCTCTCCTGATGCCAACAAGAACCAGTTCATCAACTCCATTACTGGTGCCGCTTTCGGTGCTGCCGGTCAGCGCTGCATGGCTTTGAGCACTCTTGTTATGGTTGGCGAGACCAAGGAGTGGCTCAACGAGGTCGCCGAGCAAGCCAAGCATCTCAACGTCAATGGTGGCTTTGAGGAGGGCGCCGATCTCGGTCCCGTCATCTCCCCGCAGAGCAAGGAGCgtatcgagaagctcattgAGTCTGCCGAGAAGGAGGGCGCTACTATTCTTCTCGATGGCCGTGGCTACAAGCCCAGCAAGTACCCTAACGGCAACTGGGTTGGCCctaccatcatcaccaatgtcACACCTGACATGACCTGTTACAAGGAGGAGGTCTTCGGCCCAGTCCTTGTTTGCCTCAACGCAGAGTCCATTGATGACGCTATCGACCTTGTTAACAAGAACGAGTATGGTAATGGTACTGCTATCTTCACCAGGTCTGGTGCTACTGCCGAGACCTTCCGCAAGAACATTGAGGCTGGCCAGGTGGGCATCAATGTCCCTATCCCTGTCCCTCTGCCCATGTTCTCTTTCACTGGTAACAAGAAGTCTAtcgctggtggtggtgccagCACATTCTACGGAAAGCCTGGCATCAACTTCTACACTCAGCTCAAGACTGTAACAGCTCTATGGCAGAGTGCTGATGCCGTTGCTAAAAAGGCTGATGTTTCCATGCCTACCCAACAATAA
- a CDS encoding related to phenol 2-monooxygenase: MDQMEIPFPAHRERQEGSPPPFQDPLALLRSLPEPPLECQVCVVGAGPAGLMLAANLTRFGINVEVIDDRADQTPVGRADGLQPKTIETFRQMRLSDTLLKQGVRVFDIAFWRSTADEPLRRLGREVHYPPIIDVLDPYILLVHQGMVEGLFLEDMKKRGKEVRRNMAFESYSVPDNKTGPLQVNCRANVNQDKRSVLTQYLIGCDGAHSKVRKSIPDVKAVGMSQAAIWGVLDGELITDFPDIWSKTLVYSQEHGSILIIPRERNMTRFYIELKAGAKFDRRDLGQEFMMKRAKKIMAPFRLDWKYVEWFGRYQVGQRVASRFTDGHLRAFLAGDASHTHSPKSAQGMNTSMHDSWNLSWKLNLAVRGLAKPNLLESYEEERRKIALDLVNFDYEHANQIAGGDAIALAENFRTNVRFISGIGAEYGENAINRPGIGNNHFVMGDAKPGCLLPPAKVTRYIDSNPVDIQLDIPMLGQFRIYLLMWDVQQSAPFLQTFCHAIAGTDSFISRLSAAASASYASQPRAPAPEDVYSRPERYTVVSHLFTFGLITTMPKTEIEISDLPPLLQDSRWTFYLDDIPDQDTRGSLCTNKWLGSLGPGEVAIVNVRPDGYVGSIGRWDSSLDESGVQAARWLDEYYDGFMKIPTQ; encoded by the exons ATGGATCAAATGGAAATCCCCTTTCCAGCACATCGCGAGCGCCAGGAAggctctcctcctccctttCAAGAtcctctggctcttcttcgcAGTCTTCCTGAGCCTCCGCTGGAATGTCAAGTATGTGTTGTTGGCGCAGGACCTGCCGGTCTAATGCTGGCCGCAAACCTGACCAGATTCGGCATCAACGTTGAGGTAATCGATGATCGAGCCGATCAGACGCCCGTGGGAAG AGCCGATGGCCTTCAGCCAAAGACGATCGAAACCTTCCGACAAATGCGACTATCAGATACTTTGCTAAAACAAGGTGTTCGTGTCTTCGATATCGCATTCTGGCGCAGCACCGCGGACGAACCTCTTCGTCGGCTTGGTCGCGAAGTCCATTATCCGCCTATTATCGATGTTCTCGACCCCTATATTCTTCTAGTCCATCAAGGCATGGTCGAAGGGCTGTTTCTTGAGGATATGAAAAAGCGTGGCAAGGAGGTTCGTCGAAACATGGCTTTTGAGTCGTACAGCGTCCCCGACAACAAGACTGGTCCCCTTCAAGTCAACTGCCGTGCCAATGTCAATCAAGACAAGCGTTCGGTTCTGACTCAATACCTGATTGGAT GTGATGGCGCACACTCCAAGGTTCGCAAGAGTATCCCCGATGTCAAGGCTGTCGGCATGTCTCAGGCTGCCATTTGGGGCGTTCTCGACGGCGAACTGATTACCGACTTCCCCGATATTTGGTCCAAGACGCTCGTCTACTCACAAGAGCACGGTTCAATTCTCATCATTCCTCGAGAGAGGAATATGACTCGTTTCTATATTGAGCTGAAGGCCGGTGCCAAATTTGATCGCCGCGATCTGGGTCAGGAGTTCATGATGAAGCGCGCGAAGAAGATTATGGCACCGTTCCGCTTGGACTGGAAGTACGTTGAGTGGTTCGGCCGGTATCAGGTTGGTCAGAGGGTTGCTAGTCGCTTCACCGATGGCCACTTGAGAGCATTCCTGGCTGGTGATGCTAGCCACACCCACTCTCCCAAGTCAGCACAGGGTATGAACACCTCAATGCACGACTCATGGAATTTGTCGTGGAAGTTGAACCTTGCGGTTCGAGGCTTGGCCAAGCCAAATCTTCTCGAGAGTTACGAGGAAGAACGACGCAAGATTGCCCTAGACTTGGTTAACTTTGACTACGAGCATGCGAACCAAATTGCCGGTGGCGACGCTATTGCACTCGCTGAGAACTTCAGAACCAACGTTCGTTTCATTTCTGGAATTGGTGCTGAATATGGTGAGAACGCCATCAACAGGCCAGGAATTGGAAATAACCATTTTGTAATGGGAGACGCCAAGCCAGGTTGCCTTCTGCCTCCCGCCAAAGTGACTCGATACATCGACTCCAACCCTGTGGATATCCAGCTTGACATCCCTATGCTCGGCCAGTTCCGAATCTACCTTCTTATGTGGGATGTTCAACAGTCAGCACCGTTTCTGCAGACATTCTGCCATGCTATTGCAGGTACAGACTCCTTTATTAGCCGTctatctgctgctgctagcGCTTCTTAtgcttctcaacctcgcGCACCAGCTCCTGAGGATGTTTATTCCCGACCTGAGCGATACACCGTTGTCAGCCACCTCTTCACTTTTGGCCTTATCA CCACCATGCCCAAGACGGAAATCGAAATCTCAGATCTTCCACCTCTTCTGCAGGATAGCCGTTGGACCTTCTACCTCGACGATATTCCCGATCAGGACACCCGTGGCTCCTTGTGCACGAATAAATGGCTTGGTAGCCTGGGGCCTGGCGAAGTAGCGATCGTTAACGTTCGTCCCGATGGTTATGTCGGCTCGATAGGTCGCTGGGACTCAAGCCTTGATGAGTCTGGTGTTCAGGCAGCCCGATGGCTCGATGAATATTACGACGGATTCATGAAAATTCCAACGCAGTAA
- a CDS encoding related to a retinal short-chain dehydrogenase/reductase: protein MPIHQGLIPREGFCADVVLRLIRQTALNPALLLPLVLFARLTKKGQDLSILHPSASGHLKTLFYVALARWASGWWSDKTRNNWVDDKYDWKREVVLVTGGAGGIGGRIVKLFEEMGVKVVVLDVQPMSFEVLANVHYFQCDLRSPENVEAVAEKIRAEVGHPTVVINVAGVVRGKTILESQPSDIRFTFDVNTFAPFWIAKTFVPDMVAKNHGMVVTLTSYASWLTIPNLVDYGASKAAALAFHEGLTAELTTRYNAPKVRTVIVHPGPTNTALFKGYYQNTDFLMPPLAPESVADAVVRQVLTGRSGHVVIPGTGTILAALRMQPDWYAIPVRAKAEAYMKNFSGRQVIEDVDTAIENNGEEKEAEGNATASTVLVS, encoded by the exons ATGCCGATCCATCAAGGACTCATCCCGCGAGAAGGCTTTTGCGCTGACGTTGTATTACGACTCATTCGTCAGACTGCCCTCAACCCAGCTCTCCTACTTCCACTCGTGCTATTCGCTCGCCTCACCAAGAAGGGTCAAGATCTATCCATTCTTCATCCTAGCGCCTCCGGCCACCTCAAAACGCTATTCTACGTTGCTCTGGCACGATGGGCCAGCGGATGGTGGTCCGATAAGACCAGAAACAACTGGGTTGACGACAAATATGACTGGAAGCGCGAAGTTGTTCTCGTAACAGGTGGTGCGGGAGGTATTGGAGGGCGAATCGTGAAGCTATTTGAGGAGATGGGCGTCAAAGTTGTCGTTCTTGATGTTCAGCCCATGTCTTTCGAAGTTT TGGCCAACGTGCACTACTTTCAATGCGACCTACGATCGCCCGAAAACGTCGAGGCCGTCGCCGAAAAGATTAGAGCTGAGGTGGGACATCCGACCGTCGTTATCAACGTGGCTGGAGTTGTCAGGGGCAAGACTATCTTGGAGTCCCAGCCCAGCGATATCCGCTTCACCTTTGACGTCAACACCTTTGCGCCCTTTTGGATAGCAAAGACATTTGTTCCTGATATGGTCGCCAAAAACCACGGCATGGTTGTGACCTTGACATCTTATGCGAGCTGGCTGACAATTCCTAACCTGGTAGACTATGGTGCTTCAAAAGCAGCTGCTTTAGCTTTCCACGAAGGCTTGACCGCTGAGTTGACTACCCGATATAATGCGCCCAAGGTCAGGACTGTAATCGTCCATCCAGGTCCCACCAATACTGCTCTTTTCAAAGGATACTACCAAAACACCGACTTCTTGATGCCACCACTTGCACCCGAGTCGGTGGCCGATGCAGTAGTTAGGCAGGTTCTCACAGGGCGTAGTGGGCATGTTGTGATTCCTGGCACGGGAACCATTCTGGCTGCTTTGCGTATGCAACCGGACTGGTATGCAATTCCCGTGAGAGCCAAGGCAGAGGCATATATGAAGAACTTCAGTGGTCGTCAAGTCATTGAGGATGTGGATACAGCCATTGAGAACAATGgtgaggagaaagaagctgaGGGGAATGCAACCGCCAGTACGGTTTTGGTGTCCTGA
- a CDS encoding carbohydrate kinase-like protein: MRLSSLVARHGSVLRRCSGAASRPGCSYPQRRLMSSSLAAVKDLLKISDEITDAVATNKPIVALESTIYTHGALGNELALQHSDLVRSNGGIPAIIAIVDGAPTVGATASDILRMIESGSAVKASRRDIAYLAGMGLTGQKIHGGTTISGTMLLARLAGIRVFGTGGLGGVHRGGHDSMDVSADLTELGRTRVAVISSGCKGFLDIPRTLEFLETQGAHVSTFADGRSGKIDFPAFWARDSGIKSPSVVHTEKEAAAIILAQEKLGIESGLLFANPIPEEFGIPAPEMQAYIEQAVREANEKGFTGSANTPYILGRLKELTGEKAVIANKALVTSNITRATNIAVELSKLLSSGSEPVKTFNSYSAAPSAPTSPAPTELKVPEVASDSKVDILVAGSVAVDLSCDYAPKSGDASPVLHTSNPSSISQSIGGVGHNVALAAHSVSKHARVRLCSMVGDDVAGKTILNGLEASGLDTTYIRQLGHEYHGSNRTAQYVAVNDANKNLVMAMADMGIFTNHSFPEYWKSAVRGTKPKWLVVDGNWSEKDIRAWLKAGQDQGCKIAFEPVSTAKSMNLFCPQRGHPKLRVFPRPTVDIASPNSYELAAMYSAARDNGYFEAPEWFDIIDAFGMRGARDRFVNMTSAELTDAGVPVQSVQLLPYIPTIVTKLGPQGVLLTTILAKDDPRLKDPDSEEYILARSMSDHPSVGGLYMRLFSVAEKVQNIVSVNGVGDTFFGVLISGLAQGGKVENLIDVAQAGSCLTLKSPESVSPDLHRLESVLAQAAAE, from the exons ATGCGGCTGTCAAGTCTCGTTGCCCGGCACGGCTCCGTCCTTCGGCGCTGCTCCGGAGCCGCATCTCGGCCGGGCTGCTCTTATCCTCAACGCCGCCTCATGAGCTCCTCCTTGGCTGCTGTCAAGGACTTGCTCAAGATCTCGGACGAGATCACAGATGCTGTTGCCACCAACAAACCCATCGTTGCCCTTGAGTCAACTATCTACACTCACGGAGCCCTGGGCAATGAACTCGCCCTCCAACATTCAGATCTTGTCCGCAGCAATGGAGGTATTcccgccatcatcgccattgtTGATGGTGCTCCTACTGTTGGGGCAACAGCATCTGACATCCTTCGCATGATCGAGAGTGGAAGCGCTGTCAAAGCATCCAGGAGAGATATTGCCTACCTTGCGGGAATG GGTTTGACAGGACAGAAGATTCACGGCGGCACCACCATCTCAGGAACTATGTTGCTCGCCAGGCTTGCAGGCATTCGAGTATTTGGTACTGGTGGCCTCGGCGGCGTTCACCGCGGAGGCCATGACTCAATGGACGTTTCTGCTGATCTCACTGAACTTGGCCGAACACGGGTAGCTGTCATCAGTAGCGGTTGCAAGGGTTTCCTTGATATTCCCAGGACACTGGAATTCCTCGAGACCCAGGGTGCCCATGTGTCGACCTTTGCAGACGGACGGTCTGGAAAGATTGATTTCCCAGCTTTCTGGGCTCGTGATAGCGGCATCAAGAGTCCTTCTGTTGTTCAcactgagaaggaggctgccGCTATCATTCTGGCCcaggagaagcttggaaTTGAGTCAGGCTTGCTCTTTGCCAACCCAATCCCGGAGGAATTTGGCATCCCCGCGCCTGAGATGCAGGCTTACATCGAACAGGCTGTCAGGGAGGCCAATGAGAAGGGCTTCACTGGCAGCGCCAACACTCCGTATATCCTGGGCAGGCTCAAGGAGCTCACAGGAGAGAAGGCCGTTATTGCTAACAAGGCGCTGGTAACGTCCAACATCACCCGGGCCACCAACATCGCTGTCGAACTCTCAAAACTGTTGTCTTCTGGTTCCGAACCAGTCAAGACTTT TAATTCATATTCTGCCGCTCCATCTGCACCTACATCTCCTGCTCCTACTGAGCTCAAGGTGCCAGAAGTAGCGTCTGACAGTAAGGTCGATATCCTTGTCGCTGGCTCTGTCGCTGTTGATCTGAGTTGTGACTATGCCCCAAAGTCGGGTGACGCTTCACCCGTCCTCCACACCTCGAATCCGTCTAGTATCAGCCAGTCAATCGGAGGTGTCGGCCACAATGTAGCTCTCGCTGCCCACTCTGTAAGCAAACATGCACGAGTACGGCTCTGTAGCATGGTTGGTGATGACGT TGCTGGCAAGACCATTCTTAATGGGCTCGAAGCCTCCGGCCTTGACACCACCTACATTCGACAACTAGGCCATGAATATCACGGCTCTAATAGAACGGCTCAGTACGTTGCTGTCAACGATGCAAACAAGAATCTAGTCATGGCTATGGCCGATATGGGCATCTTCACAAACCACTCTTTTCCCGAATATTGGAAGTCTGCCGTCCGGGGAACCAAGCCCAAGTGGTTGGTAGTGGATGGCAATTGGAGCGAGAAAGATATTCGGGCATGGCTCAAGgctggccaagaccaaggctgcAAGATTGCATTCGAGCCGGTATCGACAGCCAAGTCTATGAACCTTTTCTGTCCTCAGAGAGGGCATCCGAAACTTAGAGTCTTCCCTCGACCCACGGTAGATATCGCTTCTCCCAACAGCTATGAGCTGGCAGCCATGTATTCCGCAGCTCGCGATAACGGCTACTTTGAGGCACCAGAGTGGTTCGACATCATCGATGCCTTTGGCATGCGGGGTGCTCGAGATCGGTTCGTTAATATGACTTCAGCCGAGCTGACTGACGCTGGTGTTCCCGTTCAGTCAGTTCAACTACTTCCTTATATTCCGACTATTGTAACGAAACTTGGTCCTCAAGGTGTTCTCCTGACCACTATCCTCGCAAAGGATGATCCCCGTCTGAAGGATCCTGACTCCGAAGAGTACATCCTTGCTCGCTCGATGAGCGACCACCCCAGCGTTGGTGGGCTCTATATGCGACTATTCTCTGTAGCTGAAAAGGTCCAGAACATTGTATCTGTTAACGGTGTTGGAGATACCTTCTTCGGTGTTTTAATCTCTGGGTTGGCTCAGGGTGGTAAAGTCGAAAACCTCATTGATGTTGCACAAGCCGGCTCATGTTTAACACTAAAGTCTCCAGAGTCGGTGAGTCCTGATCTACACAGACTCGAGAGTGTGTTGGCacaggcagcagcagagtaG
- a CDS encoding related to UTP18 Possible U3 snoRNP protein involved in maturation of pre-18S rRNA: protein MAPPQDEEMLDTSSSSSSENESQFDSEDEVLQKKPTIALYDKDSDEEELERLVLGNKAGFRAQLFKDDGIFDSIWDAEGKELQLVEQDPGLEEIDDADLFMFDTGAGAGAAEVTKAAKPTDGNAPVWEDSDDDRLAISLAGATRLRKLRKTEAEDLVSGTEYSRRLRQQYLRLNPLPTWAREADGRPSKRRRSSAASDSSADSDHDSEISAQPLEKFLRDVNSLAGAGSTKKRRLRPEVIDIQRTREIPDKHKAPVANLSFHPEFPVLLSSSTASVLYLHHIAPAAHPTPNPQLTSVQVKQVDVRRAEFLYPRGDKVFFAGRRKYFHHWDLKSGTVQKTTQILGHRLEHKTMERFKLSPCGRYMAIVASTRKGGGIINVLNTTSMQWISAARLASQNGIADFAWWSTGNGMTILGRDGQVGEYSMESRSFLGIWHDEGCVGGIVLSLGGHQGPAVLGDDRWVAVGSNSGITNIYDRNELVVLKSEDVSIKERPTPKRVFEQLVTPITHIAFSPDGQLMAFGSQHKKDALRLVHLPTCTVYRNWPTEQTPLGRITAVAFGNQSDLLAVGNDTGKIRLWEIRS from the coding sequence ATGGCGCCACCACAAGACGAAGAGATGCTAGAtacctcatcttcctcctcttcggaGAACGAGTCTCAATTTGACTCAGAAGATGAGGTTCTTCAAAAGAAGCCAACCATTGCGCTCTACGATAAAGATTCggacgaggaagagttgGAGCGACTTGTTCTAGGTAATAAGGCAGGCTTCCGAGCGCAATTGTTCAAAGACGATGGGATTTTTGATAGTATCTGGGACGCGGAGGGTAAGGAACTCCAGCTTGTCGAGCAAGATCCTGGGCTGGAGGAAATCGACGACGCGGACTTGTTCATGTTCGACACGGGTGCTGGAGCAGGCGCTGCAGAGGTCACAAAGGCAGCAAAGCCCACCGATGGAAATGCTCCTGTATGGGAGGATAGTGATGACGACAGGCTAGCCATTTCCCTGGCTGGAGCCACTCGCTTACGAAAGCTGCGCAAGACGGAGGCCGAGGATCTTGTGAGCGGAACTGAGTACAGCAGACGGTTGCGACAACAATACCTCCGACTTAATCCCCTTCCAACGTGGGCGCGCGAGGCAGATGGGCGACCTAGCAAGCGAAGGCGATCATCTGCTGCGTCTGACTCTTCAGCAGACAGCGATCACGACTCTGAGATTTCTGCTCAGCCTCTTGAGAAGTTTCTTCGCGACGTCAACAGTCTGGCCGGGGCCGGATCGACCAAGAAGAGGCGCTTGCGACCCGAAGTCATTGACATCCAACGCACACGAGAGATTCCAGACAAGCACAAGGCCCCCGTCGCCAACCTTTCCTTCCACCCCGAGTTCCCGGtcctcctctcctccagCACCGCTTCTGTCCTCTACCTCCACCACATCGCGCCAGCCGCTCATCCTACACCTAATCCTCAGTTGACTTCAGTACAAGTCAAGCAAGTTGATGTTCGAAGGGCCGAGTTCCTGTATCCTCGGGGCGACAAGGTGTTCTTCGCCGGCCGACGAAAATACTTCCACCACTGGGATCTCAAATCAGGAACGGTGCAAAAGACAACTCAGATCCTCGGTCACAGGCTCGAGCACAAGACTATGGAGCGATTTAAGCTCAGCCCATGCGGTCGATACATGGCCATTGTTGCATCTACCAGAAAGGGAGGCGGTATCATCAACGTTCTGAACACAACATCTATGCAGTGGATTTCGGCTGCCAGACTCGCTAGTCAGAATGGCATTGCAGACTTCGCTTGGTGGAGCACTGGAAACGGCATGACCATCCTTGGTCGAGATGGCCAGGTTGGTGAGTACAGCATGGAGAGTCGCTCATTCTTGGGAATATGGCATGATGAGGGTTGTGTTGGTGGTATTGtcctcagtcttggtggTCATCAGGGTCCAGCTGTACTGGGTGACGATCGATGGGTCGCTGTAGGTTCTAACAGcggcatcaccaacattTACGATCGGAACGAGCTTGTCGTACTTAAGTCGGAGGATGTATCTATCAAGGAGCGACCGACACCTAAAAGAGTCTTCGAGCAGCTTGTCACGCCCATTACACATATTGCTTTCTCACCAGATGGACAGCTCATGGCTTTCGGAAGCCAACATAAGAAGGACGCTTTGCGCCTTGTGCATCTACCGACTTGCACCGTGTACCGTAACTGGCCTACGGAACAGACACCACTTGGAAGAATCACTGCAGTCGCGTTCGGGAACCAGAGTGACTTGTTGGCGGTTGGTAATGACACAGGGAAGATTAGGCTCTGGGAGATAAGAAGTTAG
- a CDS encoding probable RPE1-D-ribulose-5-phosphate 3-epimerase, translating to MAPKTIIAPSILSADFAQLGHDCARTMEQGADWLHVDIMDGHFVPNITFGPPVVASIRGHVDQPTEAHGRGTFDCHMMIAEPKKWVKEFKKAGCNLYCFHYEAAFSSAAESPEQQTDEKTNPKALIRYIHDQGLLAGIAIKPDTSVDVLWEILENSDEKERPDMVLVMTVYPGFGGQKFMASELPKVQALREKYPELNIEVDGGLGPKTIDEAADAGANVIVAGSAVFGAKDPSEVIAQLRQAVDTRSTK from the exons ATGGCTCCCAAGACCATCATTGCTCCCTCCATTCTGTCAGCTGACTTTGCTCAGCTTGGCCATGACTGTGCCCGTACTATGGAGCAAGGCGCAGACTGGCTTCATGTTGATATCAT GGATGGCCACTTTGTTCCAAACATTACATTCGGCCCGCCTGTCGTCGCATCTATTCGAGGACACGTCGATCAGCCCACAGAGGCCCATGGCCGTGGCACCTTTGATTGTCATATGATGATCGCAGAG CCCAAGAAATGGGTCAAGGAGTTCAAGAAAGCTGGCTGCAACCTCTACTGCTTCCACTATGAGGCCGCCTTCTCCAGTGCCGCTGAGAGCCCAGAGCAACAGACCGACGAGAAGACCAACCCCAAGGCTCTCATCCGATATATTCACGATCAGGGATTGCTAGCTGGAATTGCTATTAAGCCTGACACTTCTGTCGATGTGTTGTGGGAGATTCTGGAGAACagcgatgagaaggagaggccTGAT ATGGTCCTCGTCATGACCGTATACCCTGGATTTGGCGGCCAAAAGTTCATGGCATCAGAATTACCCAAGGTCCAGGCCCTACGAGAAAAGTATCCCGAGCTCAATATCGAAGTCGACGGTGGCCTTGGGCCCAAGACCATCGACGAGGCTGCCGACGCTGGTGCCAACGTCATTGTTGCAGGCAGTGCTGTCTTTGGGGCCAAGGACCCCTCTGAGGTTATCGCCCAGCTGCGACAGGCCGTTGATACCCGAAGTACAAAGTAA